A stretch of bacterium DNA encodes these proteins:
- a CDS encoding phytanoyl-CoA dioxygenase family protein yields MTPADELHAYFDAGEARAQALGNRGPLRFDERGRLASEILDAYHEIGFYVFEGAIDTEEMAELEAGLADLLERTPATEGASVDRKGRPLEPGLPSLQWARPLSDPWGGTKLLNGRHPVAMDQPEAAADSPEKAIFLLLGLFESMPSALRLSAHPGMLRVAESLHGANFVPYNDSIFLKEAGLGAAVAWHQDGTTHWENPDWDPDIHGANFMAQLARTTAANGLWVLPGSHRRGHIDIPELVAEHEGSTLLPDAVPMLCERGDVAVCNRQCLHGSFANDSPDPRITLVWGFFRHDAVLGAEVDMPATHPDQPPERRRYSEDDIHERAELVQLAIEARAAHRPEEPPYAYGPGVYAAGRHADAAARSAALRGYRNGTIFV; encoded by the coding sequence ATGACGCCCGCCGACGAACTCCACGCCTACTTCGACGCCGGTGAAGCCCGCGCACAGGCCCTCGGCAACCGCGGTCCGCTTCGTTTCGACGAACGGGGTCGCCTCGCCTCGGAGATCCTCGACGCCTATCACGAGATCGGGTTCTACGTCTTCGAGGGCGCGATCGACACCGAGGAGATGGCCGAGCTGGAAGCGGGCCTGGCCGACCTGCTGGAGCGCACCCCGGCGACCGAGGGCGCCTCGGTGGATCGCAAGGGCCGTCCGCTCGAGCCGGGACTCCCGAGTCTGCAATGGGCCCGCCCCCTCTCGGATCCGTGGGGCGGGACGAAGCTCCTGAACGGGCGGCATCCGGTCGCCATGGATCAGCCCGAGGCCGCGGCCGATTCGCCCGAGAAGGCGATCTTCCTTCTGCTCGGTCTCTTCGAATCGATGCCTTCTGCGCTCCGCCTCTCGGCCCACCCGGGAATGCTCCGCGTCGCGGAGTCGCTTCACGGGGCGAACTTCGTTCCGTACAACGACTCGATCTTCCTGAAGGAGGCCGGTCTCGGTGCGGCCGTGGCCTGGCATCAGGACGGCACGACCCATTGGGAGAACCCGGACTGGGACCCCGACATCCATGGCGCCAACTTCATGGCCCAGCTCGCGCGGACGACCGCGGCGAACGGTCTCTGGGTGCTTCCCGGGAGCCATCGGCGGGGACACATCGACATTCCGGAGCTCGTCGCGGAACACGAGGGATCGACGCTCCTGCCGGACGCGGTCCCGATGCTCTGCGAGCGGGGCGACGTGGCCGTCTGCAACCGCCAGTGTCTGCACGGATCGTTCGCGAACGACTCTCCGGATCCACGTATCACCCTCGTCTGGGGCTTCTTCCGCCACGACGCCGTGCTCGGTGCGGAGGTCGACATGCCGGCGACGCACCCGGACCAGCCGCCCGAACGCCGCCGCTATTCCGAAGACGATATCCACGAGCGTGCCGAGCTCGTCCAGCTGGCGATCGAGGCGCGCGCCGCCCATCGGCCGGAAGAGCCCCCCTACGCCTATGGACCCGGTGTCTACGCCGCCGGGCGGCACGCTGACGCCGCCGCGCGTTCGGCGGCGCTCCGCGGCTACCGCAACGGGACGATCTTCGTCTGA
- a CDS encoding EthD domain-containing protein, with translation MRDVAILRYRNGPADPATLGLDRFVDRLDGAASTQAFLDLPHPSDEARARFDFEFPIEIDALAWLEVGAGLPSEWASVFEESFRYTVSSKIGWPSKREDEAAPEDVVKQVSFLHGSDGYSLESFRGHYRDHVGVARKYMPALWQYVQNDVEATHGETPESKGVLAISELWFRTTDDFVNRYFPSEEDQRAFSSHEDFLDLRFATSFVCASARARGGEGS, from the coding sequence ATGCGTGACGTGGCGATCCTGCGATACAGGAACGGTCCGGCCGACCCAGCGACACTCGGGCTCGATCGATTCGTCGATCGGCTCGACGGAGCGGCTTCGACCCAGGCCTTCCTCGATCTCCCGCATCCCTCGGACGAAGCCCGCGCTCGATTCGATTTCGAGTTCCCGATCGAGATCGATGCGCTCGCATGGCTGGAGGTCGGAGCCGGATTGCCCTCCGAGTGGGCTTCGGTCTTCGAGGAGTCCTTCCGGTACACGGTGTCCTCGAAGATCGGCTGGCCGTCGAAGCGCGAAGACGAAGCCGCGCCGGAGGATGTCGTCAAACAGGTGTCTTTCCTTCACGGATCCGACGGCTATTCCCTGGAATCGTTCCGGGGCCACTACCGCGACCACGTCGGCGTCGCGCGGAAGTACATGCCGGCGCTCTGGCAGTACGTGCAGAACGACGTCGAAGCGACCCATGGCGAAACGCCCGAGTCGAAGGGGGTCCTCGCGATCTCGGAGCTCTGGTTCCGGACGACCGACGATTTCGTGAATCGCTACTTCCCGAGCGAGGAGGACCAGCGCGCCTTCAGCTCCCACGAAGACTTCCTGGACCTGCGCTTCGCGACGTCCTTCGTCTGCGCGAGCGCGCGGGCCCGAGGCGGAGAAGGAAGCTGA
- a CDS encoding DUF411 domain-containing protein, protein MVTGAFSMFGSRPADATTIQVYKTPTCGCCSKWIDHLEAAGFSVEATDLRDLSQLKAEAGVSRSLSSCHTAMIDGYILEGHVPASDVKRLLAERPAITGLAVPGMPMGSPGMEHPDPSRHEAYDVLAFGPEGTRVFAAHTP, encoded by the coding sequence ATGGTGACCGGCGCTTTCTCCATGTTCGGCAGCCGCCCGGCGGACGCGACCACGATCCAGGTCTACAAGACCCCGACCTGTGGCTGCTGTTCGAAGTGGATCGACCATCTCGAAGCGGCGGGCTTCTCGGTCGAGGCGACCGACCTCCGCGACCTTTCGCAGTTGAAGGCGGAGGCCGGCGTGAGCCGCAGCCTCTCCTCATGCCACACGGCGATGATCGACGGCTACATCCTCGAGGGCCACGTTCCGGCGAGCGACGTCAAGCGACTGCTCGCCGAACGCCCGGCGATCACGGGCCTCGCGGTGCCCGGCATGCCGATGGGCTCTCCGGGCATGGAGCACCCGGATCCGAGCCGGCACGAGGCGTATGACGTGCTCGCCTTCGGACCGGAGGGCACCCGGGTCTTCGCTGCCCATACCCCATGA
- a CDS encoding VOC family protein, which yields MTSKQPLPRTAGVHHVGLTVPDLHEASTFFRDALSFEAIGGVPDYPSVFLSDGSVMLTLWEAANGPDATPFDRRHNLGLHHLSLEVAAEQDLDALHADLTARDDVEIEFAPETLGNGPTRHLMCAIPGGIRLELVAPGG from the coding sequence ATGACTTCCAAGCAGCCGCTTCCCCGAACCGCCGGCGTCCACCACGTCGGCCTGACCGTGCCCGACCTCCACGAGGCGAGCACCTTCTTCCGCGATGCCCTCTCCTTCGAGGCGATCGGAGGCGTCCCCGACTACCCCTCCGTTTTCCTGAGCGACGGCAGCGTGATGCTGACCCTCTGGGAGGCGGCCAACGGACCGGACGCGACGCCCTTCGACCGCCGCCACAACCTCGGCCTGCATCACCTCTCCCTAGAGGTCGCGGCGGAGCAGGATCTCGACGCCCTCCACGCGGACCTCACCGCCCGCGATGACGTCGAGATCGAGTTCGCCCCCGAGACGCTCGGCAACGGTCCGACCCGACACCTCATGTGCGCGATCCCGGGCGGCATCCGCCTCGAGCTGGTCGCGCCGGGGGGCTGA
- a CDS encoding DUF3050 domain-containing protein — MEPNPLERRLFAERDALLTHPLYSALASETAVLRFMERHVFAVWDFMSLVKSLQRRLTCVDVPWVPVGDPVERRFLNEIVLDEESDLDADGHPRSHFEMYVDAMGAAGADTRPIERFVDALRNGERVEHALDAADPAPGVRRFVEGTLELAGASDVEVAAAFAYGRELVIPPMFQELVGKLRERDPERFAPLAFYLERHIETDGGQHGPIARQLVDRLVGDDPGRTDLAIHAAQRALEARRALWDEICTAIDAASPARP, encoded by the coding sequence GTGGAACCGAATCCCCTCGAACGACGACTCTTCGCCGAGCGCGACGCGCTCCTGACCCACCCGCTCTACTCGGCCCTCGCGAGTGAGACCGCAGTGCTCCGATTCATGGAGCGCCACGTCTTCGCGGTCTGGGATTTCATGTCCCTCGTGAAGTCGCTCCAGCGAAGACTGACCTGCGTCGACGTGCCCTGGGTGCCCGTCGGTGATCCGGTCGAGCGCCGGTTCCTGAACGAGATCGTCCTCGACGAGGAGAGCGATCTCGATGCGGACGGCCATCCGCGATCGCATTTCGAGATGTACGTCGACGCGATGGGCGCCGCGGGCGCGGATACGAGACCGATCGAGCGCTTCGTCGACGCGCTCCGCAACGGCGAGCGCGTCGAGCATGCCCTCGACGCTGCGGATCCTGCGCCGGGCGTTCGCCGCTTCGTCGAGGGCACGCTCGAGCTCGCCGGGGCGAGCGACGTCGAGGTCGCCGCGGCCTTCGCCTATGGCCGCGAGCTCGTGATCCCGCCGATGTTCCAGGAGCTGGTCGGGAAGCTGCGCGAGCGCGACCCCGAGCGGTTCGCTCCGCTCGCTTTCTATCTGGAGCGGCACATCGAGACCGACGGCGGGCAGCACGGCCCGATCGCCCGACAGCTCGTCGACCGTCTCGTGGGCGACGACCCGGGGCGCACCGACCTCGCGATCCACGCGGCTCAGCGCGCCCTCGAAGCGCGGCGCGCGCTCTGGGACGAGATCTGCACCGCGATCGACGCCGCGTCCCCGGCCCGGCCCTGA
- a CDS encoding LysR family transcriptional regulator, translating into MDKLAAMQAFVEIVDRGSLTRAGEALGKSLPTMVRTLQTLETSLGARLLARTTRTQSLTPEGRDFLERSRRILADVADAEEAVVASQAAPRGPLRVSAPVLFGQQHVAPALIDFAVAHPQVEVELVLLDRVVDLVEEGIDVAIRLAPLADSSMIAVPVGSIGRVVVASPERLSRDGLPTAPSDLAERDCVVFSGTAPGGVWRFVDDGRPSTVAVPCAFKSNQAAVALEACAAGLGYGQFLAYQAAPLLRAGRLRSVLDAFAVDPVPVHLVYPGMRMVSARIRAFLDWMRPVLRADLAALGGASDSGPN; encoded by the coding sequence GTGGACAAGCTGGCCGCCATGCAGGCATTCGTGGAGATCGTGGACCGGGGGAGCCTCACCCGGGCCGGCGAGGCGCTCGGGAAATCGCTGCCGACGATGGTCCGCACGCTCCAGACCCTCGAGACGTCGCTCGGGGCCCGCCTGCTCGCACGGACGACCCGGACCCAGTCGCTCACGCCGGAAGGACGCGACTTCCTCGAACGCTCGCGGCGGATCCTGGCCGACGTCGCCGACGCGGAGGAGGCCGTCGTCGCGAGCCAGGCTGCGCCACGGGGGCCGCTGCGGGTCAGCGCGCCCGTCCTTTTCGGCCAGCAGCACGTGGCGCCCGCGTTGATCGACTTCGCGGTCGCGCATCCGCAGGTCGAGGTCGAGCTCGTCCTCCTCGACCGCGTGGTCGATCTCGTCGAGGAGGGGATCGACGTCGCGATCCGACTGGCCCCCCTCGCCGATTCGTCGATGATCGCGGTGCCCGTCGGTTCGATCGGTCGCGTCGTGGTCGCATCGCCCGAGCGGCTCTCCCGGGACGGTCTGCCGACGGCGCCGAGCGACCTCGCCGAGCGGGACTGCGTCGTGTTCTCGGGGACGGCGCCGGGTGGCGTCTGGCGCTTCGTGGACGACGGGCGCCCGTCGACCGTTGCGGTTCCCTGCGCCTTCAAGTCGAACCAGGCGGCCGTCGCGCTCGAGGCCTGCGCCGCCGGGCTCGGGTACGGACAGTTCCTCGCGTATCAGGCGGCCCCACTCCTTCGGGCCGGTCGACTCCGGTCGGTCCTCGACGCATTCGCCGTCGACCCGGTTCCCGTCCACCTGGTCTATCCGGGGATGCGCATGGTGTCGGCGCGCATCCGCGCCTTCCTCGACTGGATGCGGCCCGTGCTCCGCGCCGATCTCGCGGCGCTCGGCGGGGCATCGGACTCGGGTCCGAACTAA
- a CDS encoding DUF427 domain-containing protein translates to MTEFLQADARIEASRSHWRYRGQARPDFAIAPKDGQESVWDYPRPPRLAADPRRVEVRLGDRVLATTDRAIRVLETASPPTFYIRPEDVDDASLVPSGRTSLCEWKGPAIDFDLANGPESVAWSYPRVFPEFAKIAGWFAFYPARVECFVGGERVRPQPGGYYGGWITDEIVGPVKGEPGIHG, encoded by the coding sequence GTGACCGAGTTCCTGCAGGCCGATGCCCGGATCGAAGCCTCCCGTTCGCACTGGCGCTATCGCGGTCAGGCACGACCCGACTTCGCGATCGCGCCGAAGGACGGGCAGGAGTCGGTCTGGGACTACCCGCGCCCCCCGCGACTCGCCGCGGACCCGCGTCGCGTCGAGGTCCGACTCGGGGACCGCGTGCTCGCGACGACGGACCGGGCGATTCGCGTCCTCGAGACCGCCAGCCCGCCGACGTTCTACATCCGCCCCGAAGACGTCGACGACGCATCGCTCGTGCCGAGCGGGCGGACGTCGCTCTGCGAGTGGAAGGGACCGGCGATCGACTTCGACCTCGCGAACGGGCCGGAATCCGTGGCGTGGAGCTACCCGCGCGTGTTTCCGGAGTTCGCGAAGATCGCCGGCTGGTTCGCTTTCTACCCCGCGCGCGTCGAGTGCTTCGTCGGCGGTGAGCGCGTCCGCCCCCAGCCGGGGGGCTACTACGGTGGATGGATCACCGACGAGATCGTCGGGCCGGTCAAGGGAGAGCCGGGGATCCACGGCTGA
- a CDS encoding pyridoxamine 5'-phosphate oxidase family protein — translation MAPPHSSTSNPALPSPFHDGERAVHERLGIQDIEPWARRVVRPFLPEEHRRFHSAQPFLVAAGRDEEGRPWSTLLVGDEGFVTSPDDRTLAIDTRPAEGDPLADAWHAGLDVGLLGIDLATRRRNRVNGRLSANKRGLFHFAVDQSFGNCPQYIQERVVERVADHVPGRTERSADLSSAQQEKIAESDTFFLATGHRGRGEHESFGMDASHRGGPAGFVRVESARQIVFPDYAGNNHFNTIGNLVVDDRIGLLFVDFERGDVLQLTGRAEIVWTGPELARFPRAQRLVRIRIDEVVERSDALPLRWRPAAWHTLEVVDRVQESDDVVSLVLADPSGRARPDFEAGQHLPLRLRFDPPGAVAERTYSISSSPLQDPYRISVKRDPNGLVSNAIHGQIEVGDRLEVGRPSGDFTLQDDDRPVFLISAGIGMTPLLSMLGTWTRRARRGQDVPAIEWVHTARDGAHHPLHEEIDVASTWIDRFRSFVAYTRPRPEDREVGGFDHEGRLDLDEIAERVKAIGARVYLCGPTSFANACAAALERAGVPTEDLLSESFGGEAAG, via the coding sequence ATGGCGCCCCCCCACTCGAGTACGTCGAACCCGGCCCTGCCCTCTCCCTTTCACGACGGAGAGCGCGCCGTCCACGAACGCCTCGGCATCCAGGACATCGAGCCCTGGGCACGCCGCGTCGTCCGTCCCTTCCTTCCCGAAGAGCACCGCCGCTTCCACTCGGCCCAGCCCTTCCTGGTCGCCGCCGGCCGGGACGAGGAAGGACGACCGTGGTCGACCTTGCTCGTCGGTGACGAAGGCTTCGTGACGTCGCCGGACGACCGCACTCTCGCGATCGACACCCGGCCCGCAGAAGGAGACCCGCTCGCCGACGCGTGGCACGCCGGTCTCGACGTCGGCCTGCTGGGCATCGACCTGGCGACGCGCCGCCGGAACCGCGTGAACGGCCGCCTCAGCGCAAACAAGCGCGGCCTGTTCCACTTCGCGGTCGACCAGAGCTTCGGGAACTGTCCGCAGTACATCCAGGAGCGGGTCGTCGAACGCGTCGCCGACCACGTTCCCGGAAGGACCGAACGCAGTGCCGACCTCTCTTCGGCGCAGCAGGAGAAGATCGCCGAGAGCGACACCTTCTTCCTCGCGACGGGACATCGCGGCCGAGGCGAGCACGAATCGTTCGGCATGGACGCCTCGCACCGCGGCGGACCGGCCGGCTTCGTCCGCGTCGAGTCCGCCCGCCAGATCGTGTTCCCGGACTACGCCGGCAACAACCACTTCAACACGATCGGCAATCTGGTCGTCGACGACCGGATCGGCCTCCTCTTCGTCGACTTCGAGCGCGGCGACGTGCTACAACTGACCGGCCGCGCCGAGATCGTCTGGACGGGACCGGAGCTCGCGCGCTTCCCGCGCGCCCAGCGCCTGGTCCGCATCCGGATCGACGAGGTCGTCGAGCGAAGCGACGCCCTGCCGCTCCGCTGGCGCCCCGCCGCCTGGCACACGCTCGAAGTCGTCGATCGCGTGCAGGAATCGGATGACGTCGTCTCGCTCGTACTCGCCGATCCGAGTGGCCGCGCGCGACCGGACTTCGAAGCGGGCCAGCACCTCCCGCTCCGGCTCCGCTTCGACCCGCCAGGGGCCGTCGCCGAACGCACCTACTCGATCTCGTCCTCCCCGCTCCAGGACCCCTACCGGATCAGCGTGAAGCGAGATCCGAACGGCCTCGTCTCGAACGCGATCCATGGGCAGATCGAGGTCGGGGACCGACTCGAGGTCGGAAGGCCCTCCGGCGACTTCACGCTCCAGGACGACGACCGTCCGGTCTTCCTGATCAGCGCGGGGATCGGCATGACGCCGCTCCTCTCGATGCTCGGAACCTGGACCCGCCGTGCGCGTCGAGGACAGGACGTGCCGGCGATCGAGTGGGTCCATACGGCCCGCGACGGTGCCCACCATCCTCTCCACGAAGAAATCGACGTCGCGTCGACCTGGATCGATCGCTTCCGGTCCTTCGTCGCCTACACGCGGCCTCGACCCGAGGATCGGGAAGTCGGAGGCTTCGACCACGAGGGACGGCTCGATCTCGACGAGATCGCCGAGCGCGTGAAGGCGATCGGAGCGCGGGTCTATCTCTGCGGGCCGACCTCGTTCGCCAACGCCTGTGCCGCCGCGCTCGAACGAGCGGGCGTGCCAACGGAGGACCTCCTGTCGGAGTCGTTCGGCGGTGAGGCGGCGGGCTGA
- a CDS encoding cytochrome P450, which yields MSNTGSLLLDPDFVRDPHAGLERLREEEPVYRDPHLGWWFITRYADVKRLLADPSLAKNRTEFEDYVAPDPSTFAGRFDRSSVLNKTPDGHRIWRSRVAAGFTPRAVRRMERQVREVVEQFAAPIREASGRVDLLAAFADPIPNTVIARIAGIPPFPGDEARFRTLAQDVLRRYVFFADEANVARGNAALEELAEWILKLTAERRQERREDLVSDLIHNTSAEANHPPMADDEIMVFVSSLISAGSETTTLGACHMFRHLFDHPDQFALVRKDPSLVPNAVREALRYDFGSLAAVTPRYATEDFELHGKTIRRGDSIMLSPASANRDASVFDDPHRFDVTRDAREALTFGHGAHYCLGANLAMQELSFMLEAALEFLPEDAVLESGDDDWEQVGIMRRPIRMIVDLRR from the coding sequence ATGTCGAACACCGGCTCCCTCCTCCTCGACCCCGACTTCGTGCGTGATCCCCACGCCGGGCTCGAGCGATTGCGCGAAGAGGAGCCGGTCTACCGAGACCCCCACCTCGGGTGGTGGTTCATCACGCGCTACGCCGACGTGAAGCGCCTGCTCGCGGACCCGAGCCTCGCCAAGAACCGGACGGAGTTCGAGGACTACGTCGCGCCCGACCCTTCGACCTTCGCTGGCCGATTCGACCGCTCGAGCGTCCTCAACAAGACGCCCGACGGTCACCGGATCTGGCGGAGCCGCGTCGCCGCCGGCTTCACGCCGCGTGCGGTCCGCCGGATGGAACGGCAGGTCCGGGAAGTGGTCGAACAATTCGCAGCGCCGATTCGCGAAGCGTCCGGGCGTGTCGACCTCCTCGCCGCCTTCGCCGACCCGATCCCGAACACGGTGATCGCGCGCATCGCCGGGATCCCGCCCTTCCCCGGCGACGAGGCCCGATTCCGCACCCTCGCCCAGGATGTCCTCCGCCGGTACGTCTTCTTCGCCGACGAGGCGAACGTCGCCCGGGGAAACGCAGCGCTCGAAGAGCTCGCGGAGTGGATCCTGAAGCTGACCGCGGAGCGGCGGCAGGAACGACGGGAGGACCTGGTCTCCGACCTCATCCACAACACCTCGGCGGAGGCGAATCATCCGCCGATGGCCGACGACGAGATCATGGTCTTCGTCTCGAGCCTGATCTCGGCGGGATCGGAGACCACGACCCTCGGCGCGTGCCACATGTTCCGTCATCTCTTCGACCATCCGGATCAGTTCGCGCTCGTGCGGAAGGATCCGTCGCTCGTCCCGAATGCCGTCCGGGAAGCCCTCCGCTACGACTTCGGCTCCCTCGCCGCGGTGACGCCGCGCTACGCGACCGAGGACTTCGAGCTCCACGGCAAGACGATCCGGCGCGGGGACTCGATCATGCTCTCGCCGGCGAGCGCGAACCGAGATGCCTCGGTCTTCGACGATCCCCATCGCTTCGACGTGACCCGCGACGCGCGCGAGGCGCTCACCTTCGGCCACGGGGCCCACTACTGCCTGGGCGCCAACCTGGCGATGCAGGAGCTCTCGTTCATGCTGGAAGCCGCCCTCGAGTTCCTGCCCGAGGACGCGGTCCTCGAGAGCGGGGACGACGACTGGGAGCAGGTCGGAATCATGCGCCGCCCGATCCGGATGATCGTCGACCTGCGGCGTTAG
- a CDS encoding amidohydrolase, whose product MPEAPYIVITADTHAGNSVAGYRDYLDPEFRGEFDEWRGGYSNPAKKHIGGKKAKNWDAELRRGDLLGDGVVGEVIFPNTVPPFYEKAFHVAPPATPEQYRRFRAGTRAHNRWLAEFCQEDPISRAGIGLIHLNDVDDAIEDVKWIAENGLRGGVLLPLPAPSDVHLPQLNDRSLDRLWAAIQDHDLVMNQHSGQGCPTYSGAQGSNALWAMEMTFYVQRGYTTLIMGGVFERFPGLKFILTESGCAWAPAVMKHMDGMYLAWKMGAIGEIDTSNDPPLEELPSFYAKRNCWYGASFPSPADIAGREIVGKDRILWGNDYPHYEGCYPYSRENMRFAFADVPEDEVRMMLGENAAALYSFDLDALRSRAEDVAITPTLVREPLDEIPADSTCITFQRARAEKAMAGAAG is encoded by the coding sequence ATGCCCGAAGCGCCCTACATCGTGATCACCGCCGACACCCACGCCGGCAACTCCGTTGCCGGCTACCGCGACTACCTCGACCCGGAATTCCGGGGCGAGTTCGACGAATGGCGCGGGGGGTACAGCAACCCGGCGAAGAAACACATCGGCGGCAAGAAGGCGAAGAACTGGGACGCGGAGCTCCGCCGCGGCGACCTGCTCGGCGATGGCGTCGTCGGGGAAGTGATCTTCCCGAACACGGTCCCGCCCTTCTACGAGAAAGCCTTCCACGTCGCGCCGCCGGCGACGCCGGAGCAGTACCGACGCTTCCGAGCCGGGACCCGCGCCCACAACCGCTGGCTGGCGGAGTTCTGCCAGGAGGATCCGATCTCCCGCGCCGGGATCGGGCTGATCCACCTGAACGACGTCGACGATGCGATCGAAGACGTGAAGTGGATCGCCGAGAACGGGCTTCGCGGCGGCGTCCTGCTGCCGCTCCCCGCCCCGTCGGACGTGCACCTTCCGCAGCTGAACGACCGATCCCTCGATCGGCTCTGGGCCGCGATCCAGGACCACGACCTGGTCATGAATCAGCACTCGGGTCAGGGCTGCCCGACCTACTCGGGCGCGCAGGGCTCGAACGCGCTCTGGGCGATGGAGATGACCTTCTACGTCCAGCGCGGCTATACGACGCTGATCATGGGCGGCGTCTTCGAGCGTTTCCCCGGGCTCAAGTTCATCCTGACCGAGAGCGGCTGCGCCTGGGCGCCGGCGGTCATGAAGCACATGGACGGGATGTATCTGGCGTGGAAGATGGGGGCGATCGGGGAGATCGACACGTCGAACGACCCGCCTCTCGAGGAGCTCCCGAGCTTCTACGCGAAGCGCAACTGCTGGTACGGCGCGAGCTTCCCGAGCCCCGCGGACATCGCCGGCCGCGAGATCGTGGGCAAGGACCGCATCCTCTGGGGCAACGACTACCCCCACTACGAGGGCTGCTACCCGTACTCGCGCGAGAACATGCGCTTCGCCTTCGCGGACGTGCCGGAAGACGAAGTGCGCATGATGCTCGGCGAGAACGCGGCCGCGCTCTACTCGTTCGACCTCGACGCGCTCCGTTCACGCGCTGAGGACGTCGCGATCACGCCGACCCTCGTCCGGGAGCCCCTCGACGAGATCCCGGCCGACTCGACCTGCATCACGTTCCAGCGCGCCCGCGCCGAGAAGGCGATGGCAGGCGCGGCCGGCTGA
- a CDS encoding SDR family oxidoreductase, producing the protein MTRRVQDKVSIITGSTSGLGAATAARFAAEGARVVVSGRNEERGARVVSAIHEAGGEAAFVRCNLDDEASIQALIANTIDHFGRVDNVIANAAATATDSGEKGKGILEMSNEILEASIATNVRGLLWLFKHSLPALVESADPASKRTSSIVAIGTSGTRNGAPGSPVYWATKAPVEVMVRSLAREFGGAGVRVNCVSSGLVETESEMKTMTEAFRDYVLSLNALPYFGQPDDIANACLYLSSDEANYVTGTTLTVNGGASF; encoded by the coding sequence ATGACCCGACGTGTCCAGGACAAGGTCTCGATCATCACCGGCTCGACGAGCGGCCTCGGCGCCGCGACCGCGGCGCGCTTCGCCGCAGAGGGCGCTCGCGTCGTCGTGAGCGGGCGGAACGAGGAACGGGGCGCGCGCGTCGTCTCGGCGATCCACGAGGCGGGAGGCGAAGCCGCATTCGTTCGCTGCAACCTCGACGACGAAGCCTCGATCCAGGCGCTGATCGCGAACACGATCGACCACTTCGGACGCGTCGACAACGTGATCGCCAACGCCGCGGCGACGGCGACCGACTCCGGCGAGAAGGGCAAGGGGATCCTCGAGATGAGCAACGAGATCCTCGAGGCCTCGATCGCGACCAACGTCCGCGGTCTGCTCTGGCTCTTCAAGCACAGCCTGCCCGCCCTTGTCGAATCCGCCGACCCGGCCTCCAAACGAACGAGCTCGATCGTCGCGATCGGAACGTCGGGGACGCGAAACGGCGCCCCGGGCAGTCCCGTCTACTGGGCGACCAAGGCACCCGTCGAGGTCATGGTCCGGTCGCTCGCGCGAGAGTTCGGCGGCGCGGGCGTCCGCGTGAACTGCGTCTCCTCGGGACTCGTCGAGACCGAGTCCGAGATGAAGACGATGACCGAAGCGTTCCGCGACTACGTGCTGAGCCTGAACGCACTGCCCTACTTCGGGCAGCCGGACGACATCGCGAACGCATGCCTCTATCTATCCAGCGACGAAGCGAACTATGTGACCGGGACGACGCTCACGGTGAACGGCGGGGCTTCGTTCTAG